The Halarchaeum grantii genome includes a window with the following:
- a CDS encoding ABC1 kinase family protein, with amino-acid sequence MVREPGRVRTALLVCRRFLAVGLALAPFALALLRDRRRFLLLGGARSVDDATHARRASALRETLDDLGPTFVKLGQLLSTRPDVLPPTYTRELAELQDRVPPAAWADARAVLEAEVGPVGEAFDEFDTEAISGASLGQVYTARLDGERVAVKVRRPGIEAAVEADLRVLEAVLPLATRVASPGQRFTIENVAAEFAQTLREEIDYTHERDALETVRANVADDERVVVPASVDSHSGERVLTMEYVDGTRIDDVEALDAMNVDRAALAERLERVYIRMILEDGVFHADPHPGNLAVREDGTIVFYDFGMTGRLSAERREQLRAFYGAAANDDAEAMADVFVEMGALDPAADRAFVTEVLALAVEHLRGEHVDSSQIRELVRGFEGTLHEVPFRMPQDLALVVRIATVLEGVCRTLDSDFDTVSVVEEYVASEREAMVRERVAETARDVGGDVTASARSALRVPPKAERALERVDKDDLEVRTDVADENGVLHRLARRLVLGVAASAGVVTTTYLYTAGLTDATLVVGGGTLCCLGVLYRSFVSSGRQRAVREAGQVAQRSFENRGGRR; translated from the coding sequence ATGGTCCGGGAACCCGGTCGGGTCCGCACCGCACTCCTCGTCTGCCGACGCTTCCTCGCCGTCGGACTCGCGCTCGCGCCGTTCGCACTCGCGCTCCTCCGCGACCGGCGGCGCTTCCTCCTCCTCGGGGGAGCGCGCTCCGTCGACGACGCCACGCACGCGCGGCGCGCGAGCGCGCTCCGCGAGACGCTCGACGACCTCGGGCCGACGTTCGTCAAACTCGGCCAGTTGCTCTCGACGCGCCCGGATGTCCTCCCGCCGACGTACACGCGCGAACTCGCGGAGCTACAGGACCGAGTGCCGCCGGCGGCGTGGGCGGACGCGCGGGCGGTGTTGGAGGCGGAGGTGGGGCCGGTCGGGGAGGCGTTCGACGAGTTCGACACGGAGGCGATCAGCGGCGCGAGCCTCGGGCAGGTCTACACCGCCCGCCTCGACGGGGAGCGCGTCGCCGTGAAGGTTCGACGTCCCGGCATCGAAGCCGCCGTCGAGGCCGACCTGCGCGTGCTCGAGGCCGTCCTCCCGCTCGCCACCCGCGTCGCCTCGCCCGGACAGCGCTTCACCATCGAGAACGTCGCCGCCGAGTTCGCACAGACCCTGCGCGAGGAGATCGACTACACGCACGAGCGCGACGCGCTCGAGACGGTGCGCGCGAACGTCGCCGACGACGAGCGCGTCGTCGTCCCGGCGTCCGTCGACTCGCACTCGGGCGAGCGCGTCCTCACCATGGAGTACGTTGATGGCACGCGCATCGACGACGTCGAGGCGTTGGACGCGATGAACGTCGATCGCGCCGCGCTCGCCGAGCGCCTCGAGCGCGTCTACATCCGGATGATCCTCGAGGACGGCGTCTTCCACGCCGACCCCCACCCGGGGAACCTCGCCGTCCGCGAGGACGGCACCATCGTCTTCTACGACTTCGGGATGACGGGACGCCTCTCCGCGGAGCGCCGCGAGCAACTGCGCGCGTTCTACGGCGCCGCCGCGAACGACGACGCCGAGGCGATGGCGGACGTCTTCGTCGAGATGGGCGCGCTCGACCCCGCCGCCGACCGCGCGTTCGTCACGGAGGTGCTCGCGCTCGCCGTCGAGCACCTGCGGGGCGAGCACGTCGACAGCTCGCAGATCCGCGAGCTCGTCCGGGGCTTCGAGGGGACGCTCCACGAGGTCCCCTTCCGAATGCCACAGGACCTCGCGCTCGTCGTCCGCATCGCTACCGTCCTCGAGGGCGTCTGTCGAACGCTCGACTCCGACTTCGACACCGTCTCCGTCGTCGAGGAGTACGTCGCGTCGGAGCGCGAGGCGATGGTGCGCGAGCGCGTCGCGGAGACGGCGCGCGACGTCGGCGGCGACGTCACGGCCTCGGCGCGCTCGGCGCTCCGCGTCCCCCCGAAGGCCGAGCGCGCGCTCGAACGCGTCGACAAGGACGACCTCGAAGTGCGGACGGACGTCGCCGACGAGAACGGCGTCCTGCATCGACTCGCGCGCCGTCTCGTCCTCGGGGTGGCGGCGAGTGCGGGCGTCGTCACGACGACCTATCTCTACACGGCGGGGCTGACGGACGCGACGCTCGTCGTCGGCGGCGGGACGCTCTGCTGTCTCGGCGTCCTCTATCGCTCCTTCGTCTCCTCGGGCCGCCAGCGCGCCGTCCGCGAGGCGGGACAGGTCGCCCAGCGCTCCTTCGAGAACCGTGGCGGTCGCCGCTGA
- a CDS encoding DUF5805 domain-containing protein, whose protein sequence is MSSEDDAERTAVKTYVPRYQKESWKERADELGMTQSEFVRTMVQAGVRDLGLDGEGASGPDGVDDVGEDDGGAGLDARVVAELRERGVADWETLLTALTGDFEARLEETLAALDDEGTIRYSPRDGGYVLREADE, encoded by the coding sequence GTGAGTTCCGAGGACGACGCCGAGCGGACGGCGGTGAAGACGTACGTCCCCCGCTACCAGAAGGAGTCGTGGAAAGAGCGCGCGGACGAACTCGGGATGACGCAGAGCGAGTTCGTGCGGACGATGGTGCAGGCGGGCGTGCGCGACCTCGGCCTCGACGGCGAGGGCGCGAGCGGGCCGGACGGCGTGGACGACGTCGGCGAGGACGACGGTGGGGCGGGCCTCGATGCGCGCGTCGTCGCCGAACTCCGCGAGCGCGGCGTCGCCGACTGGGAGACGCTCCTCACCGCGCTCACCGGCGACTTCGAGGCGCGCCTCGAGGAGACGCTGGCGGCGCTCGACGACGAGGGCACCATCCGGTACAGCCCGCGTGACGGTGGCTACGTCCTCCGCGAGGCCGACGAATGA
- a CDS encoding TrkH family potassium uptake protein yields MSTRGLAVVGRDLGRILQVYAVMPAATIAVAFVWGEFYAAPALLASAALPLAVGYGLSERYADATEPGKLHGMVIAASGWFLVAVFGALPFLLLAATMHAGLFGAPALNDTVAAFRHPLNALFESMSGFTGTGLTMTVHEDRLPRVLQWWRSFMEWVGGVGVIVLTTAILARPGSGSLTLYESEARSEKIHPSIVSTVRTIWWIFLLFTFLSVCVLWLAGMPLWEALNHAMTGLATGGFSVTDNSIATYDSVAIDFALVPIMLLGSIAFPVHYLALQGHLGDALDDLQTRWIVGFFGLGTLALTALLYANGVYAATGPVSVLGVSLTGTGATVFQSFRYAIFQFVSAASCAGFQTAAIGTQWSAGAHLLVSLGMVVGAAAGSTAGGIKLVRVATLLKGTAFRIAGVFYPRSAVRSFRLDDRTLTSDELTREFEEAAIITLLWVVFLGAGAAVLLLTVDSSFTLENVLFEIASTQGNVGLSAGITGPEMPTPAKVAFLFNMWIGRLEIVPVLVMLRGLFYGFGVRRR; encoded by the coding sequence ATGTCTACCCGCGGACTCGCAGTGGTCGGCCGCGATCTGGGGCGGATCCTCCAGGTGTACGCGGTCATGCCGGCGGCCACCATCGCCGTCGCGTTCGTCTGGGGGGAGTTCTACGCGGCGCCCGCGCTCCTCGCCTCGGCGGCGCTCCCGCTCGCCGTCGGCTACGGCCTCTCCGAACGCTACGCGGACGCCACCGAACCCGGGAAGCTCCACGGTATGGTCATCGCCGCCTCCGGGTGGTTCCTCGTCGCCGTCTTCGGTGCGCTTCCCTTCCTCCTCCTCGCCGCGACGATGCACGCCGGCCTCTTCGGCGCGCCCGCGCTCAACGACACCGTCGCCGCGTTCCGCCACCCGCTGAACGCGCTCTTCGAGTCCATGAGCGGCTTCACCGGCACCGGGCTGACCATGACCGTCCACGAGGACCGACTGCCCCGCGTCCTGCAGTGGTGGCGCTCGTTCATGGAGTGGGTGGGCGGCGTGGGCGTCATCGTCCTGACGACGGCGATTCTGGCGCGCCCCGGCTCGGGGAGCCTGACGCTCTACGAGAGCGAGGCGCGCTCGGAGAAGATCCACCCGAGCATCGTGTCGACGGTCCGCACTATCTGGTGGATCTTCCTCCTCTTCACCTTCCTCTCCGTCTGCGTCCTCTGGCTCGCCGGCATGCCGCTCTGGGAGGCGCTCAACCACGCGATGACCGGGCTCGCTACCGGCGGGTTCTCCGTCACCGACAACTCCATCGCGACCTACGACAGCGTCGCTATCGACTTCGCGCTCGTCCCCATCATGCTCCTCGGGAGCATCGCGTTCCCCGTCCACTACCTCGCCCTCCAAGGTCACCTCGGCGACGCGCTCGACGACCTCCAGACGCGGTGGATCGTCGGCTTCTTCGGCCTCGGAACGCTCGCGCTCACCGCGCTCCTCTACGCGAACGGCGTCTACGCCGCGACCGGCCCCGTCTCCGTGCTCGGTGTCAGCCTCACCGGCACGGGCGCCACCGTCTTCCAGTCGTTTCGCTACGCCATCTTCCAGTTCGTCTCGGCGGCCTCCTGTGCGGGCTTCCAGACGGCGGCCATCGGGACGCAGTGGAGCGCGGGCGCGCACCTCCTCGTCTCGCTCGGTATGGTCGTCGGCGCCGCGGCCGGGTCGACGGCGGGCGGGATCAAACTCGTTCGCGTCGCCACCCTCCTGAAGGGCACCGCCTTCCGCATCGCCGGCGTCTTCTACCCCCGCTCGGCCGTCCGGTCGTTCCGCCTCGACGACCGCACGCTCACGAGCGACGAGCTCACCCGAGAGTTCGAGGAGGCCGCCATCATCACGCTCCTCTGGGTCGTCTTCCTCGGCGCCGGGGCCGCCGTACTCCTGCTCACCGTCGACTCGTCGTTCACCCTCGAGAACGTCCTCTTCGAGATCGCGAGCACGCAGGGGAACGTCGGGCTCTCGGCTGGCATCACCGGGCCGGAGATGCCGACGCCCGCGAAGGTGGCGTTCCTGTTCAACATGTGGATCGGGCGCCTCGAGATCGTCCCCGTGCTCGTCATGCTTCGCGGGCTCTTCTACGGCTTCGGGGTGCGTCGGCGATGA
- a CDS encoding helix-turn-helix domain-containing protein — translation MADSMSEMLRADMECEGLLECFHDLKALDREIFEVLCERGESLTVDEIADEVGRERSTAYRSVQRLLQAGFIRKEQVNYEQGGYYHVYEPRDGEEIAQELQRTLNDWYAKMGTLIGEFEQKYGETPERAPAED, via the coding sequence ATGGCCGATTCGATGAGTGAGATGCTCCGGGCGGACATGGAGTGTGAGGGGCTGTTGGAGTGTTTCCACGACCTGAAAGCGCTCGACCGGGAGATCTTCGAAGTGCTCTGTGAGCGCGGGGAGTCGCTGACGGTGGATGAGATCGCCGACGAGGTGGGTCGCGAACGCTCGACGGCCTACCGGTCGGTCCAGCGCCTCCTGCAGGCGGGGTTCATCCGCAAGGAGCAGGTGAACTACGAGCAGGGCGGCTACTACCACGTCTACGAGCCCCGCGACGGCGAGGAGATCGCCCAGGAACTACAGCGCACCCTCAACGACTGGTACGCGAAGATGGGCACCCTCATCGGCGAGTTCGAGCAGAAGTACGGCGAGACCCCGGAGCGCGCGCCAGCCGAGGACTGA
- a CDS encoding amino acid permease: MSGDTASDVETELSRDIGIVGAVAIGVGTMIAAGIFVLSGLAVANVGAAAIVAFLLAAIVASFTAFAYAEFASIYPESGGGYMYVANVFDTDLTYIVGWSMILGYPASAAFYLASFSDWFYRFMYPALSVPDALPFWIPGLLILALLVAVNLKGTEETGMVQILITGLKVALIGLFLYGGLQAFDAAAVTASLAENITHVRDIGLTSALVFITFFGFEAIATNAEEIKDPGRTVPRAIFFSMGFVTVVYALVVLVIVIAIHDPQFLTFLAEKAGLSSTAAAEQFIANNGEIAMGRAAQYYLGDVGFYVIIVGALLSMLSAANATILAGSRVKLAMARRDHLPSQFEDLHPSLNTPYKSVLLTGGLILFYIVAFTVVFGSPPGSEGDASAIHLAGLTFHLGLEALTHFADFMLLGGLVVVNLAVVRSRQKHPDIDRGFEVPFVPWLPAIAIVANCVLLLNVSPTSFLIGVVAEVIGVAFWFGVLSGESGEHAERETPTVVSERQPADRDYRIVVPIANPDHVEQLVGTADDIAKARDGEVIVTSAVVLPDQTPLSEGRQFVDEKRDVLDSAMAIAENADVPVSGVVRIAHDPAEAILNTVDQYDADAVLMGWSGDSNRRRDVVFGSTVDDVAERADCDVLVEETTGYRADVDEILLPAAGGVNAALSAEVASAIARTDGATVRVVHVVEADADEATRREGEERLASARETLDDDVTVETTLLEGADVADTIVDATSEADLTVLGATREGTVEQFLFGSIPESVAKRSESPVIVTKRSEGVRGRLRRLRDLLR, encoded by the coding sequence GTGAGCGGCGACACCGCGAGCGACGTTGAGACAGAGCTGAGCCGCGACATCGGCATCGTCGGTGCCGTCGCCATCGGCGTCGGGACGATGATCGCGGCGGGCATCTTCGTCCTCTCCGGTCTCGCCGTCGCCAACGTCGGCGCGGCCGCCATCGTCGCCTTCCTCCTCGCCGCCATCGTCGCGTCGTTCACCGCGTTCGCCTACGCGGAATTCGCCTCCATCTACCCCGAGTCCGGGGGCGGCTACATGTACGTCGCGAACGTCTTCGACACCGACCTCACCTATATCGTCGGCTGGTCGATGATCCTCGGCTATCCGGCGTCCGCCGCCTTCTACCTCGCGAGTTTCTCCGACTGGTTCTACCGCTTCATGTATCCCGCGCTCTCCGTGCCGGACGCGCTCCCGTTCTGGATTCCCGGCCTCCTCATCCTCGCGCTCCTCGTCGCCGTCAACCTCAAGGGCACCGAGGAGACCGGGATGGTTCAGATACTCATCACCGGTCTAAAGGTCGCGCTCATCGGCCTCTTCCTCTACGGCGGCCTGCAGGCGTTCGACGCGGCCGCCGTTACCGCCTCGCTCGCCGAGAACATCACGCACGTCCGCGACATCGGCCTGACGAGCGCGCTCGTCTTCATCACGTTCTTCGGCTTCGAGGCGATCGCCACCAACGCCGAGGAGATCAAGGACCCCGGCAGGACCGTGCCGCGAGCCATCTTCTTCAGCATGGGCTTCGTGACGGTTGTTTACGCGCTCGTCGTCCTCGTCATCGTCATCGCCATCCACGACCCGCAGTTCCTCACCTTCCTCGCGGAGAAGGCCGGCCTCTCGAGCACGGCGGCCGCCGAGCAGTTCATCGCGAACAACGGCGAGATTGCGATGGGCCGCGCCGCCCAGTACTATCTCGGCGACGTCGGCTTCTACGTCATCATCGTCGGCGCGCTCCTCTCGATGCTCTCCGCCGCGAACGCCACCATCCTCGCGGGCTCGCGCGTGAAGCTCGCGATGGCGCGTCGCGACCACCTCCCCAGCCAGTTCGAGGACCTCCACCCCTCCCTCAACACGCCGTACAAGTCCGTCCTCCTCACCGGCGGGCTCATCCTCTTCTACATCGTTGCCTTCACCGTCGTCTTCGGCTCCCCGCCCGGCAGCGAGGGCGACGCCTCCGCTATCCACCTCGCCGGCCTCACCTTCCACCTCGGCCTCGAGGCGCTCACGCACTTCGCGGACTTCATGCTGCTCGGCGGCCTCGTCGTCGTGAATCTCGCCGTCGTGCGCTCGCGACAGAAGCACCCCGACATCGACCGAGGTTTCGAGGTGCCGTTCGTCCCATGGCTGCCCGCCATCGCCATCGTCGCGAACTGCGTCCTCCTGTTGAACGTCAGCCCGACGAGCTTCCTCATCGGCGTCGTTGCGGAAGTCATCGGCGTCGCCTTCTGGTTTGGCGTTCTCTCCGGCGAATCGGGCGAACACGCCGAGCGCGAGACGCCCACCGTCGTCAGCGAACGGCAACCCGCCGACCGCGACTACCGCATCGTCGTCCCCATCGCGAACCCAGACCACGTCGAACAGCTCGTCGGCACCGCCGACGACATCGCGAAGGCGCGCGACGGCGAGGTCATCGTGACGTCCGCCGTCGTCCTCCCCGACCAGACGCCGCTCTCGGAGGGGCGGCAGTTCGTCGACGAGAAACGCGACGTGCTCGACAGCGCGATGGCCATCGCCGAGAACGCCGACGTCCCCGTCTCCGGCGTCGTCCGCATCGCGCACGATCCCGCCGAAGCCATCTTGAACACCGTCGACCAGTACGACGCTGACGCCGTCCTCATGGGGTGGAGCGGAGACAGCAATCGTCGGCGCGACGTCGTCTTCGGCAGCACCGTCGACGACGTCGCCGAGCGGGCCGACTGCGACGTGCTCGTCGAGGAAACGACGGGCTATCGCGCGGATGTCGACGAAATACTGCTCCCGGCGGCTGGCGGCGTGAACGCCGCGCTCTCCGCTGAAGTCGCGAGCGCCATCGCGCGCACCGACGGCGCCACCGTCCGCGTCGTCCACGTTGTCGAGGCAGACGCGGACGAGGCAACCCGCCGCGAGGGCGAGGAGCGCCTCGCGAGCGCCCGTGAGACGCTCGACGACGACGTCACCGTCGAGACGACGCTCCTCGAAGGTGCGGACGTCGCGGATACCATCGTCGACGCGACGTCGGAGGCCGATCTCACGGTCCTCGGCGCGACGCGCGAGGGAACCGTCGAGCAGTTCCTCTTCGGATCGATCCCCGAATCCGTCGCAAAGCGCTCGGAGAGTCCCGTCATCGTGACGAAGCGATCCGAGGGGGTTCGCGGCCGGCTCCGGCGCCTCCGGGACCTCCTCCGGTGA
- a CDS encoding TrkH family potassium uptake protein, which translates to MSATLRVDWRASVSLTGRVVKWLTVPMLFPLALALFYGRGLKAILPAIAIAFVVGWGLERLHSDPAAALGAREGFLMVALTWLLISVVGALPYIFEGSLTAYGATSTLRLPVNALFETMSGFTTTGSTVMGDISFETHSRALMMWRQETQWLGGMGIVVLAVAILPELSVGGAQLMDAEAPGPGIQKLTPRIAETARALWGMYIGLTVLEIVGLYGFHQLGMAPEMTLYNAVAHGFTTMPTGGFSPEARSIEAFTAVVQWFIIPFMVAAGTNFALFWHVWNRDFNVVWDDIEFKTYLGAIGVLTAITTGLLFTTPGFDMLTNALEPSLRHATFQIASIVTTTGYASMDFNNWGQHAKYVLLFAMFIGGSAGSTGGGIKIIRWVVILKTLRRELFTAVHPEAVRPVRLGSTVIDEDAIRGIYAFTLLYLVIFAFGTLVVLLVGVPGQELSAFEATSAVAATLGNVGPGVGIVGPMNSFLPFPRASKLLMVFFMWVGRLEIFPVLVLLTHAYWRS; encoded by the coding sequence ATGAGTGCGACGCTCCGAGTCGACTGGCGCGCGAGCGTCAGCCTCACCGGTCGCGTCGTCAAGTGGCTCACCGTCCCGATGCTGTTCCCGCTCGCGCTCGCGCTCTTCTACGGGCGCGGGCTGAAGGCGATCCTCCCCGCGATCGCCATCGCGTTCGTCGTCGGCTGGGGGCTCGAACGCCTCCACTCCGACCCGGCGGCCGCGCTCGGCGCCCGCGAGGGCTTCCTCATGGTCGCGCTCACGTGGCTCCTCATCAGCGTCGTCGGCGCCCTCCCGTACATCTTCGAGGGGAGCCTCACCGCCTACGGTGCGACGTCGACGCTCCGGCTCCCCGTGAACGCCCTCTTCGAGACGATGAGCGGGTTCACCACCACCGGGTCGACGGTCATGGGCGACATCAGCTTCGAGACGCATTCGCGCGCGCTCATGATGTGGCGTCAGGAGACGCAGTGGCTCGGCGGAATGGGAATCGTCGTCCTCGCGGTCGCCATCCTCCCCGAACTCTCCGTCGGCGGCGCCCAGCTGATGGACGCGGAAGCGCCCGGACCGGGCATCCAGAAGCTCACGCCGCGCATCGCGGAGACGGCGCGCGCGCTCTGGGGGATGTATATCGGCCTCACCGTCCTCGAAATCGTCGGCCTCTACGGCTTCCACCAGCTCGGGATGGCGCCCGAGATGACGCTCTACAACGCCGTTGCGCACGGGTTCACGACGATGCCGACCGGCGGGTTCTCCCCTGAAGCGCGCTCCATCGAGGCGTTCACCGCCGTCGTCCAGTGGTTCATCATTCCGTTCATGGTCGCGGCCGGGACGAACTTCGCGCTCTTCTGGCACGTCTGGAACCGCGACTTCAACGTCGTCTGGGACGACATCGAGTTCAAGACGTATCTCGGCGCGATAGGCGTCCTCACGGCGATCACCACCGGTCTCCTCTTCACGACGCCGGGCTTCGACATGCTGACCAACGCGCTCGAACCGTCGCTTCGCCACGCCACCTTCCAAATCGCCTCCATCGTGACGACCACCGGATACGCGAGCATGGACTTCAACAACTGGGGGCAACACGCCAAGTACGTCCTGCTGTTCGCGATGTTCATCGGCGGGTCGGCGGGGAGCACCGGCGGCGGCATCAAGATCATCCGCTGGGTGGTGATTCTGAAGACGCTGCGTCGCGAACTGTTCACCGCCGTCCACCCCGAAGCGGTTCGTCCCGTCCGCCTCGGCTCGACGGTCATCGACGAGGACGCGATTCGCGGCATCTACGCCTTCACGCTCCTCTACCTCGTCATCTTCGCGTTCGGAACCCTCGTCGTCCTCCTCGTCGGCGTTCCCGGCCAAGAGCTCTCCGCGTTCGAGGCGACGAGCGCCGTCGCGGCGACCCTCGGCAACGTCGGGCCGGGTGTCGGCATCGTCGGCCCGATGAACAGCTTTCTGCCGTTCCCACGGGCCTCGAAGCTCCTCATGGTGTTCTTCATGTGGGTCGGCCGCCTCGAGATCTTCCCGGTGCTCGTGCTCCTCACGCACGCCTACTGGCGGAGCTGA
- the trkA gene encoding Trk system potassium transporter TrkA, producing MRVVIVGAGEVGSSIAASLAESHDVVVVDVDSERVERLTYEHDVLTVEGDGASLDTLRAADVSKADIVIASTDDDETNLAICGTVKTASGAFTIARVQNRAYLETWRHSQGVFGVDFMVCTDLLTAQSIVRIVGLPTARDVDPFAGGRVQMAEFEVTEGSPLAGQTVQEADRFDALTFAAVIRGDDVEIARGDTAIDAGDKVVVIGRPGSVEAFAAAVVPEGGADEVGNVVIVGGSSVGELTGRLLSERGFVPRLIEQDPERARELAETLSKTTVLEHDATDAEFLEREHVGEAGLLVAALDSDERNLLVSLLAKRLGVNRTVAIVDNPAYVDLFEAVGVDVAINPREVTAEEITRFTRERRMENVAIVEPGAAEVLEVEIDEESALAGRSIREAVADLPDGVVVGAITRNGEFVTPRGDTVVQVGDHVVAFVREDALDAVTATL from the coding sequence ATGCGAGTCGTAATCGTCGGCGCCGGCGAAGTCGGCTCCAGCATCGCCGCGAGCCTCGCGGAGAGCCACGACGTCGTCGTCGTCGACGTGGACTCGGAGCGCGTCGAGCGACTGACCTACGAGCACGACGTGTTGACCGTCGAGGGGGACGGGGCGTCGCTCGATACGCTCCGAGCGGCAGACGTCTCGAAGGCCGACATCGTCATCGCGTCCACGGACGACGACGAGACGAACCTGGCCATCTGCGGGACGGTGAAAACCGCGAGCGGCGCGTTCACTATCGCCCGCGTGCAGAACCGGGCCTACCTCGAGACGTGGCGGCACTCGCAGGGGGTCTTCGGCGTCGACTTCATGGTCTGTACGGACCTGTTGACCGCCCAGTCGATCGTTCGCATCGTCGGCCTCCCGACGGCGCGCGACGTCGACCCGTTCGCGGGCGGGCGCGTCCAGATGGCCGAGTTCGAGGTCACCGAGGGGAGCCCCCTCGCCGGACAGACGGTACAGGAGGCCGACCGGTTCGACGCGCTGACGTTCGCCGCCGTCATCCGGGGAGACGACGTCGAAATCGCTCGCGGTGACACCGCCATCGACGCGGGCGACAAAGTCGTCGTCATCGGCCGCCCCGGGAGCGTCGAGGCGTTCGCCGCCGCCGTCGTCCCCGAAGGAGGCGCCGACGAAGTCGGGAACGTCGTCATCGTCGGTGGCAGCTCGGTGGGCGAGCTCACGGGCCGCCTGCTCTCCGAGCGCGGGTTCGTCCCACGCCTCATCGAGCAGGACCCCGAGCGCGCCCGCGAACTCGCGGAGACCCTCTCGAAGACCACCGTCCTCGAGCACGACGCCACGGACGCCGAGTTCCTCGAGCGCGAGCACGTCGGCGAGGCCGGCCTCCTCGTCGCCGCGCTCGACAGCGACGAGCGGAACCTCCTCGTCTCCCTGCTCGCCAAGCGCCTCGGCGTCAACCGAACCGTCGCCATCGTGGACAACCCCGCGTACGTCGACCTCTTCGAGGCCGTCGGCGTCGACGTCGCGATCAACCCGCGAGAGGTGACCGCCGAGGAAATCACGCGCTTCACCCGCGAGCGCCGCATGGAGAACGTCGCCATCGTCGAACCGGGCGCGGCAGAGGTCCTCGAAGTCGAGATCGACGAGGAAAGCGCGCTCGCCGGGCGCTCGATCCGCGAGGCGGTCGCCGACCTCCCGGACGGCGTCGTCGTCGGCGCCATCACACGCAACGGCGAGTTCGTCACGCCGCGCGGCGACACCGTCGTCCAGGTCGGCGACCACGTCGTCGCGTTCGTCCGCGAAGACGCACTCGACGCGGTGACCGCGACACTATGA
- a CDS encoding potassium channel family protein, protein MYIIVVGAGQIGSQVLELATASENEVVVVERDPEVAEAASQTYDCLVLNADATEKETLEDAGAADADAIICTTDEDATNIMVLLLAKEFEIPSLVTVVQNPEHMNVFRRIGATVLENPQRLIAQYLFRAVERPSVEDFMEVGGDAEIFEVTVSRDAPIAGKTLSDVGDEGLLGTDLLLVAIERDDGPLITPRGDTDVQAGDVVTVFSRVGMTDDVISIFTGTDGAR, encoded by the coding sequence GTGTACATCATCGTCGTCGGCGCCGGCCAGATCGGCTCGCAGGTGCTCGAACTCGCCACCGCCTCCGAGAACGAGGTCGTCGTCGTCGAGCGCGACCCCGAGGTCGCCGAGGCCGCGAGCCAGACCTACGACTGCCTCGTGTTGAACGCGGACGCGACGGAGAAGGAGACGCTCGAAGACGCGGGCGCCGCCGACGCGGACGCCATCATCTGCACGACCGACGAGGACGCCACCAACATCATGGTCCTCCTGCTCGCGAAGGAGTTCGAGATCCCCTCCCTCGTCACCGTCGTCCAGAACCCCGAGCACATGAACGTCTTCCGCCGGATCGGCGCCACCGTCCTCGAGAACCCCCAGCGCCTCATCGCCCAGTACCTCTTTCGCGCCGTCGAGCGGCCGTCCGTCGAGGACTTCATGGAGGTCGGGGGCGACGCCGAAATCTTCGAGGTGACCGTCTCGCGCGACGCGCCCATCGCCGGCAAGACGCTCAGCGACGTCGGCGACGAGGGCCTGCTCGGCACCGACCTCCTGCTCGTCGCCATCGAGCGAGACGACGGCCCCCTCATCACGCCGCGCGGCGACACCGACGTGCAGGCGGGCGACGTCGTCACCGTCTTCTCCCGGGTCGGCATGACCGACGACGTCATCTCGATATTTACCGGGACCGACGGCGCACGGTAA